In Streptomyces seoulensis, the following are encoded in one genomic region:
- the sodX gene encoding nickel-type superoxide dismutase maturation protease: MPELSQETERGRALPPFGLAEVTGPSMVPTLHHGDRLLLRYGVPVRPGRIVVLRHPFQQDLLVVKRAVERREGGWWVLGDNPYAGGDSTDYGVVPEELILGRAVLRYRPPAGRRSPLALVRWVLSAARPLLSDRSAARRLRAR; encoded by the coding sequence ATGCCGGAGCTGTCGCAGGAGACCGAGCGGGGCAGGGCGCTCCCGCCCTTCGGGCTCGCCGAGGTCACGGGCCCCTCCATGGTGCCCACCCTTCACCACGGGGACCGTCTGCTGCTGCGGTACGGCGTCCCCGTCCGGCCGGGCCGGATCGTCGTCCTGCGCCATCCGTTCCAGCAGGATCTGCTGGTCGTCAAGCGTGCGGTGGAGCGGCGCGAGGGCGGCTGGTGGGTGCTTGGCGACAACCCGTACGCCGGCGGCGACAGCACCGACTACGGGGTGGTGCCCGAGGAGCTGATCCTCGGGCGGGCCGTGCTGCGCTACCGTCCGCCGGCCGGGCGCCGCTCGCCGCTGGCGCTCGTGCGCTGGGTGCTCTCCGCGGCCAGACCGCTGCTCTCGGACCGGTCGGCGGCCAGGCGCTTGCGGGCGCGGTAG
- a CDS encoding CGNR zinc finger domain-containing protein: protein MELAHYSDYAVRLVNSEEPGQGKDSLTSVEAVRDLFGVNASAARRATDADVTRFRSVRGRLRAVFEAADEGDETLAVDMLNSLLLEFPVSPQISGHDVRDDDGSPLWHMHLADHPSNATAGYAAIAAMGLAFHLTEYGVDRLGLCEAAPCRNAYLDTSTNRSRRYCSDRCATRANVAAYRARKRLAADRSESSGLAAESTQRTSASGERRPAGGR, encoded by the coding sequence GTGGAACTGGCCCATTACTCGGACTACGCCGTACGCCTCGTCAACAGCGAGGAGCCGGGCCAGGGCAAGGACTCCCTGACCTCGGTGGAGGCCGTACGCGACCTCTTCGGCGTGAACGCGTCCGCGGCCCGCCGCGCCACCGACGCCGACGTCACCCGCTTCCGTTCGGTCCGCGGCAGGCTGCGCGCGGTGTTCGAGGCGGCGGACGAGGGGGACGAGACGCTCGCCGTGGACATGCTGAACTCCCTGCTCCTGGAGTTCCCGGTCAGTCCGCAGATCTCCGGCCACGACGTCCGCGACGACGACGGAAGCCCGCTGTGGCACATGCACCTGGCCGATCACCCGTCGAACGCGACCGCGGGCTACGCGGCCATCGCCGCGATGGGCCTGGCCTTCCATCTGACCGAGTACGGCGTCGACCGGCTGGGCCTGTGCGAGGCGGCCCCCTGCCGGAACGCCTACCTGGACACCTCCACCAACCGTTCCCGCCGCTACTGCTCCGACCGCTGCGCGACCCGCGCCAACGTCGCCGCCTACCGCGCCCGCAAGCGCCTGGCCGCCGACCGGTCCGAGAGCAGCGGTCTGGCCGCGGAGAGCACCCAGCGCACGAGCGCCAGCGGCGAGCGGCGCCCGGCCGGCGGACGGTAG
- a CDS encoding class I SAM-dependent methyltransferase, with amino-acid sequence MAGRTSRVLRGCGRGRGNVTTIGTGTDWAAWQESWDRQQEWYMPDREERFRVMLDMVEAFAGTAPRVLDLACGTGTITARLLARFPEATSTGVDLDPALLAIARGTFAGDDRVGFVEADLKDADWTAALPYDSYDAVLTATALHWLHTGPLTALYGQLAGLVREGGVFMNADHMTDESTPRINAAERAQRHAQMDRAKRAGALDWADWWQLAAQDPALAAPTARRFEIYGEHADGDTPSATWHASTLRDQGFAEARAVWCSPSDTLLLALR; translated from the coding sequence ATGGCCGGGCGCACTTCCAGGGTATTACGCGGGTGCGGAAGGGGACGGGGAAACGTGACCACCATAGGGACGGGAACGGACTGGGCCGCCTGGCAGGAGAGCTGGGACCGGCAGCAGGAGTGGTACATGCCCGACCGCGAGGAGCGGTTCCGGGTCATGCTCGACATGGTGGAGGCGTTCGCCGGTACCGCTCCGCGCGTGCTCGACCTCGCGTGCGGTACGGGCACGATCACCGCGCGGCTGCTGGCCCGGTTCCCGGAGGCGACCAGCACCGGGGTGGACCTCGATCCGGCCCTGCTCGCGATCGCGCGCGGCACCTTCGCGGGGGACGACCGGGTGGGGTTCGTCGAGGCCGACCTCAAGGACGCCGACTGGACCGCGGCGCTGCCGTACGACTCCTACGACGCGGTACTCACGGCCACGGCCCTCCACTGGCTGCACACCGGCCCGCTCACCGCGTTGTACGGGCAGCTCGCGGGGCTGGTGCGGGAGGGCGGGGTGTTCATGAACGCCGACCACATGACCGACGAGTCCACCCCCCGGATCAACGCCGCGGAACGCGCCCAGCGGCACGCGCAGATGGACCGCGCCAAGCGGGCCGGCGCCCTCGACTGGGCCGACTGGTGGCAGCTCGCCGCCCAGGACCCCGCCCTCGCCGCCCCCACGGCCCGCCGCTTCGAGATCTACGGCGAACACGCCGACGGCGACACCCCCTCCGCCACCTGGCACGCCTCCACCCTCCGCGACCAGGGCTTCGCCGAGGCGCGGGCGGTGTGGTGCTCACCTTCTGACACGTTGCTGCTGGCGTTGAGGTGA
- a CDS encoding amino acid ABC transporter ATP-binding protein produces the protein MVKSEGVHKSFGAVEVLKGIDLEVKPGEVFCLIGPSGSGKSTFLRCINHLEKVNAGRLYVDGELVGYRQKGDKLYELRDSEVALKRRDIGMVFQRFNLFPHMTAAENVAEAPVQVKGVSKRAAQEQAMQLLERVGLGDKAGNYPSQLSGGQQQRVAIARALAMEPKLMLFDEPTSALDPELVGDVLDVMRDLAESGMTMVVVTHEMGFAREVGDSLVFMDGGVVVESGHPRDVLTNPQHERTQSFLSKVL, from the coding sequence ATGGTGAAGTCCGAGGGCGTGCACAAGTCCTTCGGCGCGGTGGAGGTCCTCAAGGGCATCGACCTGGAGGTGAAGCCGGGCGAGGTGTTCTGCCTCATCGGCCCCTCCGGCTCCGGCAAGTCGACGTTCCTCAGGTGCATCAACCACCTGGAGAAGGTCAACGCGGGCCGCCTGTACGTCGACGGCGAGCTGGTCGGCTACCGCCAGAAGGGCGACAAGCTGTACGAGCTGCGGGACAGCGAGGTCGCGCTGAAGCGCCGGGACATCGGCATGGTCTTCCAGCGCTTCAACCTCTTCCCGCACATGACGGCCGCGGAGAACGTCGCCGAGGCACCCGTGCAGGTCAAGGGCGTCTCCAAGCGGGCGGCTCAGGAGCAGGCGATGCAGCTCCTGGAGCGGGTGGGCCTCGGCGACAAGGCCGGCAACTACCCCTCGCAGCTCTCCGGCGGCCAGCAGCAGCGCGTGGCGATCGCCCGTGCGCTCGCCATGGAGCCCAAGCTGATGCTCTTCGACGAGCCCACCTCGGCGCTCGACCCGGAGCTGGTCGGTGACGTCCTCGACGTCATGCGCGACCTCGCCGAGTCCGGCATGACCATGGTCGTCGTCACCCACGAGATGGGCTTCGCCCGCGAGGTCGGCGACAGCCTGGTCTTCATGGACGGCGGAGTCGTCGTCGAATCCGGCCACCCCCGAGACGTCCTCACCAACCCCCAACACGAACGCACCCAGTCGTTCCTGTCGAAGGTGCTGTAG
- a CDS encoding amino acid ABC transporter permease, with protein sequence MTDIEKTAGGKGAPPAAPEAIKAIPVKHYGRYVSAVVAIALLAAIVYAFSQGKINWHAIPDYFFDDRILTGVGKTLLLTVLSMVIGIVGGIVLAVMRLSKNPVTSSIAWFYIWFFRGTPVLVQLFLWFNLGLVFEYINLGPIYKNYWSDFMTPLLTALLGLGLNEAAYMAEICRAGLLAVDEGQTEASHALGMSHAKTLRRVVIPQAMRVIVPPTGNEVINMLKTTSLVAAVQYPELFRYAQDIGQNSGAPVEMYFLAAAWYLIMTSILSVGQYYIERYYARGSSRQLPDTPWQKVKANMFSLGRPKGGAA encoded by the coding sequence GTGACTGACATCGAGAAGACGGCCGGGGGCAAGGGCGCTCCCCCGGCCGCGCCGGAGGCCATCAAGGCCATCCCGGTCAAGCACTACGGACGCTACGTGTCCGCCGTCGTCGCCATCGCGCTGCTCGCGGCGATCGTGTACGCCTTCAGCCAGGGCAAGATCAACTGGCATGCGATCCCCGACTACTTCTTCGACGACCGCATCCTGACCGGCGTCGGCAAGACCCTGCTGCTGACGGTCCTGTCGATGGTGATCGGCATCGTGGGCGGCATCGTCCTCGCGGTGATGCGGCTGTCGAAGAACCCGGTGACGTCGTCGATCGCCTGGTTCTACATCTGGTTCTTCCGGGGCACCCCGGTGCTGGTGCAGCTGTTCCTGTGGTTCAACCTGGGCCTCGTCTTCGAGTACATCAACCTGGGCCCGATCTACAAGAACTACTGGTCGGACTTCATGACGCCGCTGCTGACGGCGCTGCTCGGCCTGGGCCTCAACGAGGCCGCGTACATGGCGGAGATCTGCCGCGCCGGTCTGCTCGCGGTGGACGAGGGCCAGACCGAGGCGTCCCACGCGCTGGGCATGAGCCACGCCAAGACGCTGCGCCGGGTCGTGATCCCGCAGGCGATGCGCGTGATCGTGCCACCCACGGGCAACGAAGTGATCAACATGCTGAAGACGACCTCGCTCGTGGCGGCCGTCCAGTATCCCGAACTCTTCCGCTACGCCCAGGACATCGGCCAGAACTCCGGCGCACCGGTGGAGATGTACTTCCTCGCCGCCGCCTGGTACCTGATCATGACCTCGATCCTGAGCGTCGGCCAGTACTACATCGAGCGCTACTACGCCCGAGGCTCCAGCCGACAACTGCCGGACACCCCCTGGCAGAAGGTGAAGGCGAACATGTTCTCCCTGGGCCGTCCGAAGGGAGGCGCGGCATGA